One Actinomadura viridis genomic region harbors:
- a CDS encoding LacI family DNA-binding transcriptional regulator: protein MARHAGVSTATVSRVLSGRGQVSPEMRRRVRRTAEELGYQVNSIARALRNSRTDTVGMVVPSITNPFFTSLVESVEHALGREGKELFLCDAQSDPEVEARRLASLVARSVDGIIVSPSHGTASGAAVQETADRLPLVQLDRFVGGTDTDWVGVDDIAAMRQVIDHLYAGGARSASFVGSRLTNSSTEQRLAGFRRRAGERGMTVREEWILLDDYTVEWGEAAVARLAGLDTLPDAIVCADDLIALGVTRACRAHGIDVPGRVQVTGFDNIEFARLSEPALTTVDQPRDRIAAEAVRLLAAAAESAAGGAPRDPCAHIALVPSLVIRDSTRSAEGTS from the coding sequence GTGGCACGGCACGCCGGGGTGTCGACCGCGACGGTGTCCCGCGTGCTGTCGGGGCGCGGCCAGGTGTCGCCGGAGATGCGGCGCCGCGTCCGGCGGACCGCCGAGGAGCTGGGCTACCAGGTCAACTCGATCGCGCGCGCTCTGCGCAACAGCCGTACCGACACCGTGGGCATGGTCGTCCCGAGCATCACCAACCCGTTCTTCACCTCGCTGGTGGAGAGCGTCGAGCACGCGCTGGGCCGGGAGGGCAAGGAGCTGTTCCTGTGCGACGCCCAGTCCGACCCCGAGGTGGAGGCGCGCCGGCTGGCCTCCCTCGTGGCCCGCAGCGTGGACGGCATCATCGTCAGCCCCAGCCACGGCACCGCCAGCGGAGCCGCCGTGCAGGAGACCGCCGACCGGCTGCCGCTGGTCCAGCTGGACCGGTTCGTCGGCGGGACGGACACCGACTGGGTCGGCGTGGACGACATCGCCGCGATGCGCCAGGTGATCGATCACCTGTACGCGGGCGGCGCCCGCTCGGCCTCCTTCGTGGGGTCCCGGCTGACCAACTCCTCCACCGAGCAGCGGCTGGCGGGCTTCCGGCGCCGCGCCGGGGAACGGGGCATGACCGTCCGGGAGGAGTGGATCCTGCTGGACGACTACACCGTCGAGTGGGGTGAGGCCGCGGTGGCCCGGCTCGCCGGCCTGGACACGCTGCCCGACGCGATCGTGTGCGCCGACGACCTGATCGCGCTCGGCGTCACCCGCGCCTGCCGGGCGCACGGGATCGACGTCCCGGGGCGCGTGCAGGTGACCGGGTTCGACAACATCGAGTTCGCGCGCCTGAGCGAGCCCGCGCTGACCACCGTGGACCAGCCCCGCGACCGGATCGCCGCCGAGGCGGTCCGGCTGCTGGCCGCCGCCGCGGAGTCCGCGGCCGGCGGTGCCCCGCGCGACCCCTGCGCCCACATCGCCCTGGTCCCGTCACTGGTGATCCGGGACAGCACCCGCTCCGCGGAGGGGACCTCGTGA
- a CDS encoding BtpA/SgcQ family protein produces MTETSGGGRGLGVFPPKPNAIKELFGTAKALIGAVHLPPLPGSPHYEGVPLDEISAFAVEEARGYLGNGFHGVIVENHWDIPFLKPGEHGYETAASMAVVTQRVREATAGSVGVSVLSNAAECSIASAWAGGAGFVRVNQWANAYVANEGIIEGQSARATRYRSRIGAKPVKVFADVHVKHGSHSIVADRSLAEQTEDAEFFDADVLIATGSRTGDAAALDEVEGIAAATVLPVIIGSGISAANIGGLLPACDGVIVASSVKDNGRWWGRVDPARVRELAGAARKAGAELP; encoded by the coding sequence ATGACGGAGACCTCCGGGGGCGGACGCGGGCTGGGCGTCTTCCCGCCCAAGCCGAACGCGATCAAGGAACTGTTCGGCACCGCGAAGGCCCTCATCGGCGCCGTCCACCTGCCGCCGCTGCCGGGCAGCCCGCACTACGAGGGCGTCCCGCTCGACGAGATCTCCGCGTTCGCGGTCGAGGAGGCGCGCGGGTACCTCGGCAACGGGTTCCACGGCGTCATCGTCGAGAACCACTGGGACATCCCCTTCCTGAAGCCCGGCGAGCACGGGTACGAGACCGCCGCCTCGATGGCCGTGGTGACCCAGCGGGTGCGCGAGGCCACCGCCGGATCGGTCGGCGTCAGCGTCCTGTCCAACGCCGCCGAGTGCTCCATCGCCTCGGCCTGGGCGGGCGGCGCCGGGTTCGTCCGGGTCAACCAGTGGGCCAACGCCTACGTCGCCAACGAGGGCATCATCGAGGGCCAGTCCGCCAGGGCCACCCGCTACCGCAGCCGGATCGGCGCCAAGCCGGTCAAGGTCTTCGCCGACGTGCACGTCAAGCACGGCTCGCACTCCATCGTCGCCGACCGCTCGCTGGCCGAGCAGACCGAGGACGCGGAGTTCTTCGACGCCGACGTGCTGATCGCCACCGGCTCCCGCACCGGGGACGCGGCGGCCCTGGACGAGGTCGAGGGCATCGCCGCCGCCACCGTCCTGCCGGTGATCATCGGCTCCGGCATCAGCGCCGCCAACATCGGCGGGCTGCTGCCCGCCTGCGACGGCGTGATCGTGGCCTCCTCCGTCAAGGACAACGGCCGCTGGTGGGGCAGGGTCGACCCGGCCCGGGTGCGCGAGCTGGCCGGGGCCGCCCGCAAGGCCGGTGCCGAGCTTCCATGA
- a CDS encoding carbohydrate kinase family protein encodes MIVFCGYANSDLTVSVPELPAAGARVQATRLDRGDGGMGANAAVAAARAGADARFAGVVGGDPLSEAFLSALAADGVEVSWTARTGALTTSVILLTPDGERSIISQDDDLGTGHVTRVVDAAAAAGAGWLYLDGYRFPEAASVVAGARDGGAGAPRVLVDLDGADTAEAVRAALAVADHAIVGREQATRLLGGDAALAEAAAVHAVHLVVTDGPRGWTLLTPSGERHDGRAISVTTVDATGAGDCFAGTYGAELDRGAAPVEAARFAAVAAGLSCTRPGARDGLPRRAAVLDYLNTHRPETGHAVAGHPADAHREQPRAATPHRASAGAEGPEGPEGEDPR; translated from the coding sequence ATGATCGTCTTCTGTGGCTACGCCAACAGCGACCTGACCGTCAGCGTGCCGGAACTGCCCGCCGCCGGCGCCCGCGTCCAGGCCACCCGGCTCGACCGGGGGGACGGCGGGATGGGCGCCAACGCCGCGGTGGCGGCGGCCCGGGCGGGCGCCGACGCGCGGTTCGCCGGGGTGGTGGGCGGCGACCCGCTGAGCGAGGCGTTCCTGAGCGCCCTGGCCGCGGACGGCGTGGAGGTGTCCTGGACGGCCCGTACCGGCGCCCTGACCACCTCGGTTATCCTGCTCACGCCGGACGGGGAACGTTCCATCATCAGCCAGGACGACGATCTGGGCACCGGCCATGTGACCCGGGTCGTCGACGCCGCGGCGGCGGCCGGGGCCGGCTGGCTCTACCTCGACGGCTACCGCTTCCCCGAGGCCGCGTCCGTGGTCGCCGGGGCCCGGGACGGGGGCGCCGGGGCGCCGCGCGTCCTGGTGGACCTGGACGGGGCCGACACGGCGGAGGCCGTGCGCGCGGCGCTGGCGGTCGCCGACCACGCGATCGTCGGCCGGGAGCAGGCGACCCGGCTGCTGGGCGGCGACGCCGCGCTCGCCGAGGCGGCCGCCGTCCACGCCGTGCACCTGGTCGTCACCGACGGGCCGCGAGGCTGGACGCTGCTGACCCCGTCGGGGGAACGGCACGACGGGCGCGCGATCAGCGTGACCACCGTGGACGCCACCGGCGCCGGCGACTGCTTCGCCGGCACCTACGGCGCCGAACTGGACCGCGGCGCGGCCCCGGTCGAGGCGGCCCGGTTCGCGGCCGTCGCGGCGGGCCTGTCGTGCACCAGGCCGGGCGCGCGGGACGGGCTGCCGCGCCGCGCCGCCGTCCTGGACTACCTGAACACCCACCGCCCCGAGACCGGTCACGCCGTGGCAGGTCACCCCGCAGACGCTCATCGTGAGCAGCCCCGCGCGGCCACCCCGCATCGCGCATCCGCCGGCGCCGAGGGACCCGAGGGACCCGAGGGAGAGGACCCAAGATGA
- a CDS encoding substrate-binding domain-containing protein, which yields MKKMVTALVALSLAATTVGCDAQARKETESDQKATQAGPPPPAKVAQSCQVQGRAPKIGIVTINLQALFFNQINTGAKAVADKAGAQVQIVNGNDDATAQANAIDDLVANKYDAIIVDAIDTEGIKPAVRRAHAAGVPVVAVDATVKDPAVSTQVGVANAEGGRQLGDFLLKLSGGKGDIGVVGALNSTIQLERQKGFTDTVTAKGMKIKTVVDGRNIQENAQNAAENLLTGNPDLPYAYATGEPALIGLAAAVGSQQRTGNIKVVGWDLSSQAVDGLRAGWIVGVVQQNTFRFGHEAMNAAIDLACDRPSPKDVPVPTQIVTPQNVQDYLYYLGK from the coding sequence ATGAAGAAGATGGTGACGGCCCTGGTCGCGCTCAGCCTGGCGGCCACGACCGTGGGCTGCGACGCCCAGGCCCGCAAGGAGACCGAGTCCGACCAGAAGGCGACGCAGGCGGGCCCGCCGCCGCCCGCCAAGGTCGCCCAGTCCTGCCAGGTGCAGGGCCGCGCGCCCAAGATCGGAATCGTCACGATCAACCTGCAGGCGCTGTTCTTCAACCAGATCAACACCGGTGCCAAGGCGGTCGCCGACAAGGCCGGCGCCCAGGTGCAGATCGTCAACGGCAACGACGACGCCACCGCCCAGGCCAACGCCATCGACGACCTGGTGGCCAACAAGTACGACGCGATCATCGTGGACGCCATCGACACCGAGGGCATCAAGCCCGCCGTCCGCCGCGCGCACGCGGCCGGCGTCCCGGTCGTCGCGGTGGACGCCACGGTCAAGGACCCGGCGGTCTCCACCCAGGTCGGCGTCGCCAACGCCGAGGGCGGCCGGCAGCTGGGCGACTTCCTGCTCAAGCTCAGCGGCGGCAAGGGCGACATCGGCGTCGTCGGCGCGCTCAACAGCACCATCCAGCTGGAGCGGCAGAAGGGCTTCACCGACACCGTCACCGCCAAGGGCATGAAGATCAAGACGGTGGTGGACGGCCGCAACATCCAGGAGAACGCGCAGAACGCCGCCGAGAACCTCCTCACCGGCAACCCGGACCTGCCCTACGCCTACGCCACCGGCGAGCCCGCGCTGATCGGCCTGGCCGCCGCGGTCGGCTCGCAGCAGCGCACCGGCAACATCAAGGTCGTCGGCTGGGACCTGTCCTCCCAGGCGGTCGACGGGCTGCGGGCCGGCTGGATCGTCGGCGTCGTCCAGCAGAACACCTTCAGGTTCGGCCACGAGGCCATGAACGCCGCGATCGACCTGGCCTGCGACCGGCCCTCGCCCAAGGACGTCCCGGTCCCCACGCAGATCGTGACGCCGCAGAACGTGCAGGACTACCTGTACTACCTCGGGAAGTGA
- a CDS encoding ATP-binding cassette domain-containing protein: MSDTPLVSLRGITKSFGAVKSLQGVDLTLRPGEVLGLVGDNGAGKSTLMKVLAGALRHDSGTIAIDGREVRFTSPADARAERIGIVYQDLALCDTLDVAHNLFLGREPRRGPFIDRRRMHHQAAEMLSDLHVRVRSTHQEIGHLSGGQRQAVAIARAVSFQPRVLILDEPTAALAVAEVRQVLSMIRRVARQGVGVILITHRLQDLFEVCDRITVMYEGRSVEDEAVADLDIERLVGMITRTNAEGSAA; the protein is encoded by the coding sequence ATGAGTGACACACCGCTGGTGAGCCTGCGCGGCATCACCAAGTCCTTCGGGGCGGTGAAATCCCTGCAGGGCGTCGACCTGACCCTGCGGCCGGGGGAGGTCCTCGGCCTGGTCGGCGACAACGGCGCGGGCAAGTCCACGCTGATGAAGGTCCTGGCCGGGGCGCTGCGGCACGACTCGGGGACGATCGCCATCGACGGCCGCGAGGTCCGTTTCACCAGCCCCGCCGACGCCCGCGCCGAGCGGATCGGGATCGTCTACCAGGACCTGGCGCTGTGCGACACCCTCGACGTCGCGCACAACCTGTTCCTGGGGCGCGAGCCGCGGCGCGGCCCGTTCATCGACCGCCGCAGGATGCACCACCAGGCCGCCGAGATGCTGTCGGACCTGCACGTGCGGGTGCGCTCCACGCACCAGGAGATCGGCCACCTGTCCGGCGGGCAGCGGCAGGCGGTGGCGATCGCGCGGGCGGTCTCCTTCCAGCCGCGGGTGCTGATTCTGGACGAGCCCACCGCCGCGCTGGCGGTCGCGGAGGTCCGCCAGGTGCTGAGCATGATCCGCCGGGTCGCCCGGCAGGGCGTGGGGGTCATCCTGATCACCCACCGGCTGCAGGACCTCTTCGAGGTCTGCGACCGGATCACCGTGATGTACGAGGGCCGCAGCGTGGAGGACGAGGCCGTCGCCGACCTGGACATCGAACGGCTGGTCGGCATGATCACCAGGACGAACGCGGAAGGTTCGGCGGCATGA
- a CDS encoding ABC transporter permease, with product MTERSVETTVRSGGTVTASEPSLWERANKATLAMAAVTALVFAGFGLAADNFLTFGNLSNLATQVAITLIVAVAMTFVISTGQIDLSVGSTVAFVAVTTAELLRAGWDSSLVIVAGLAAGLFWGAVNGWLSAYQKIPPFIVTLATMSVIRGLAQLWTQGFSVPIDKRLLVARIGEAEFLGFSVLAWIALAVVVVGAVVLSRMRFGIYVNGIGSQEESVRRAGVNTDRIKMITLMLTGVAAGAAGILTAARLGSGSANSGEMFELTVITAVVLGGTNLFGGRGTVVGTIIGAVITGVIANGLTLLGVSPFLTPIITGLVLIAAIWINLRGRTVSDLFAHLGRSR from the coding sequence ATGACCGAGCGGAGCGTGGAGACCACCGTCCGGAGCGGCGGCACCGTGACGGCCTCCGAGCCGAGCCTGTGGGAACGTGCCAACAAGGCGACGCTGGCGATGGCCGCCGTCACCGCGCTGGTGTTCGCCGGGTTCGGCCTGGCCGCCGACAACTTCCTCACCTTCGGGAACCTGTCCAACCTGGCCACCCAGGTGGCGATCACCCTGATCGTCGCGGTGGCGATGACGTTCGTGATCAGCACCGGCCAGATCGACCTGTCGGTGGGGTCCACGGTCGCGTTCGTCGCCGTGACCACCGCCGAGCTGCTGCGCGCGGGGTGGGACTCCTCCCTGGTCATCGTGGCGGGGCTGGCGGCCGGGCTGTTCTGGGGCGCGGTCAACGGCTGGCTGTCGGCGTACCAGAAGATCCCGCCGTTCATCGTCACGCTCGCCACCATGTCGGTGATCCGGGGCCTGGCACAGCTGTGGACGCAGGGATTCTCGGTCCCGATCGACAAGCGGCTGCTGGTGGCCAGGATCGGGGAGGCGGAGTTCCTCGGCTTCTCGGTGCTGGCCTGGATCGCGCTGGCCGTGGTGGTCGTGGGCGCGGTGGTGCTGTCCAGGATGCGGTTCGGCATCTACGTCAACGGCATCGGCTCCCAGGAGGAGTCGGTGCGCCGGGCGGGCGTGAACACCGACCGGATCAAGATGATCACGCTGATGCTCACCGGGGTGGCCGCCGGCGCGGCGGGCATCCTCACCGCCGCCCGGCTCGGCTCGGGCTCGGCCAACTCCGGCGAGATGTTCGAGCTGACCGTGATCACCGCGGTGGTGCTGGGCGGGACCAACCTGTTCGGCGGGCGCGGCACGGTCGTCGGCACCATCATCGGCGCCGTGATCACCGGGGTGATCGCCAACGGGCTGACCCTGCTGGGCGTGAGCCCGTTCCTGACGCCGATCATCACCGGCCTGGTGCTGATCGCCGCCATCTGGATCAACCTCCGCGGCCGTACGGTCTCCGACCTGTTCGCCCATCTGGGCCGAAGTCGATGA
- a CDS encoding phosphotriesterase-related protein, producing the protein MTTVTGPVPAAGLGLTLTHEHLWNDVRAAVTPPADPELGFLRDALTSADLAWLLRENPYACLDHCVLDDTGAMLADLAAFAGSGGGTVVDVTPAGLGRDPRVLRSLSERSGVRVVMGSGWYLERFHPPHLSSASERDLAAELVAEFTGGADGTGIAPGVIGEIGVSADFTPAERHALRAAARAQRETGVPLYIHLPGWRRRAHEVLDIVLGDYGVPPGAVVLCHMDPSGDDPGYQNAVADRGVWLEFDMIGMPYLYPGEGQSPAPHETARAVAGLIGRGHARRLLLSHDVFLKGMLTRYGGNGFRYVPTLFVQRLAGLGVAPETAHDLLRGNPARLFEAAASGG; encoded by the coding sequence GTGACGACGGTGACCGGCCCCGTCCCCGCGGCGGGGCTCGGTCTCACCCTGACCCACGAGCACCTGTGGAACGACGTGCGCGCGGCGGTGACCCCGCCGGCCGATCCCGAGCTGGGCTTCCTGCGGGACGCCCTGACCTCCGCCGACCTGGCCTGGCTGCTGCGGGAGAACCCCTACGCCTGCCTGGACCACTGCGTGCTGGACGACACCGGCGCGATGCTGGCGGACCTGGCCGCCTTCGCGGGATCGGGCGGCGGCACGGTCGTGGACGTCACCCCGGCGGGCCTGGGCCGCGACCCCCGGGTGCTGCGCTCCCTGTCCGAACGCAGCGGGGTGCGCGTCGTCATGGGGTCGGGCTGGTACCTGGAGCGGTTCCATCCGCCGCACCTGTCCTCGGCCTCGGAGCGGGACCTGGCCGCCGAACTGGTGGCGGAGTTCACCGGGGGCGCGGACGGCACGGGCATCGCGCCGGGCGTGATCGGGGAGATCGGCGTCTCCGCGGACTTCACCCCGGCCGAGCGTCACGCGCTGCGCGCGGCGGCCCGCGCCCAGCGCGAGACGGGCGTTCCCCTCTACATCCACCTGCCCGGCTGGCGGCGCCGCGCCCACGAGGTGCTCGACATCGTCCTGGGCGACTACGGCGTGCCGCCCGGTGCCGTGGTCCTGTGCCACATGGACCCCTCGGGCGACGACCCCGGCTACCAGAACGCGGTGGCCGACCGGGGCGTGTGGCTGGAGTTCGACATGATCGGGATGCCGTACCTGTATCCCGGCGAGGGCCAGTCCCCGGCGCCGCACGAGACCGCGCGGGCGGTGGCCGGGCTCATCGGACGGGGGCACGCGCGGCGGCTGCTGCTGAGCCACGACGTCTTCCTCAAGGGCATGCTCACCCGGTACGGCGGCAACGGCTTCCGCTACGTGCCGACCCTGTTCGTCCAGCGCCTGGCCGGTCTCGGCGTCGCTCCCGAGACCGCCCACGACCTGCTGCGGGGCAACCCGGCCCGGCTGTTCGAGGCGGCCGCGTCCGGGGGCTGA
- a CDS encoding glutamine amidotransferase, which produces MSRVLIAGESWVTQSTHIKGVDHFTTSSYVVGVEPLRKALESRGHEVVHLPAHLVPAEFPADLSGYDVVVLSDIGANSLQLAPEVFERARAGADRLAALRAWVSAGGGLLMIGGYLSFTGFEGKAAFRNTVLHEVLPVELLAEDDRVELPAGAAAAVTDPSHPALGGVSGAWPDLLGYNRVRPRAATKVLATLNEDPLVAVAEYGRGRSAVFTSDCSPHWAPTEFCEDWDGYARVFGGLVEWLAA; this is translated from the coding sequence ATGAGCCGCGTCCTGATCGCAGGCGAGAGCTGGGTCACCCAGTCCACCCACATCAAGGGCGTGGACCACTTCACCACCAGCTCGTACGTCGTCGGCGTCGAGCCGTTGCGCAAGGCCCTGGAGAGCCGCGGCCACGAGGTGGTGCACCTGCCCGCGCACCTGGTCCCCGCCGAGTTCCCCGCCGACCTCTCCGGGTACGACGTCGTCGTCCTCTCCGACATCGGCGCCAACTCCCTCCAGCTCGCCCCCGAGGTGTTCGAGCGGGCGCGGGCGGGCGCCGACCGGCTCGCGGCGCTCCGCGCGTGGGTCTCCGCCGGCGGCGGGCTCCTCATGATCGGCGGTTACCTGTCCTTCACCGGCTTCGAGGGCAAGGCGGCGTTCCGCAACACCGTCCTGCACGAGGTGCTGCCGGTCGAGCTGCTCGCCGAGGACGACCGGGTCGAGCTGCCCGCGGGCGCCGCGGCCGCCGTGACCGACCCGTCCCACCCCGCGCTGGGCGGGGTCAGCGGGGCCTGGCCGGACCTGCTCGGCTACAACCGGGTGCGCCCGCGGGCCGCGACGAAGGTCCTGGCCACGCTGAACGAGGACCCGCTGGTGGCGGTCGCCGAGTACGGCCGGGGGCGTTCGGCGGTGTTCACCTCCGACTGCTCGCCGCACTGGGCCCCCACCGAGTTCTGCGAGGACTGGGACGGCTACGCCCGCGTCTTCGGCGGCCTGGTCGAATGGCTGGCCGCGTGA
- a CDS encoding TenA family protein → MSPRSRWLLDECAGALDRALGMRFVREVGGGVIGDQAYADYLRIEEEFVETATRLHGLAVWDAPDREALERNARAVHALTTEQVDYFRAARAAWPVRSDLSGAALVQAGRLSEFALDAARSGGYAAVTTTLFAAETLYLTWCTRAHEGGAVPPGPIADWVALHARDPFRSGVAALAAQVDTLTVPGSVLAGWFTGMLDAEVAFHDAIYV, encoded by the coding sequence GTGAGCCCCCGTTCGCGGTGGCTCCTGGACGAATGCGCCGGCGCCCTGGACCGCGCCCTGGGGATGCGCTTCGTCCGGGAGGTCGGCGGCGGCGTGATCGGCGACCAGGCGTACGCCGACTACCTGCGGATCGAGGAGGAGTTCGTCGAGACGGCCACCCGCCTGCACGGCCTGGCGGTCTGGGACGCGCCCGACCGCGAGGCCCTGGAGCGCAACGCCCGTGCCGTCCACGCCCTCACGACCGAGCAGGTGGACTACTTCCGCGCGGCCAGGGCGGCCTGGCCGGTCCGGTCGGACCTGTCGGGCGCCGCGCTCGTCCAGGCCGGCCGCCTCTCCGAGTTCGCCCTGGACGCCGCGCGCTCCGGGGGGTACGCGGCGGTGACCACGACCCTGTTCGCCGCCGAGACCCTCTACCTCACCTGGTGCACGCGGGCGCACGAGGGGGGCGCGGTGCCGCCGGGGCCGATCGCCGACTGGGTCGCCCTGCACGCCCGCGACCCGTTCCGCTCGGGGGTGGCGGCGCTGGCCGCGCAGGTCGACACGCTCACCGTGCCGGGTTCCGTGCTGGCGGGCTGGTTCACCGGCATGCTGGACGCCGAGGTCGCGTTCCACGACGCGATCTACGTGTGA
- a CDS encoding DUF6528 family protein produces the protein MLRNALTVLAGTFLGTAVLTAPAQAAVPAARLFPTPTRPGTPNSPSAPSTPGNPDSPEVPPGFVPRTDPLPAGLRASLATPARPGGKAAGLVIGGDQGSRRVVVMNARTRAWTAESAKWSWAPGVANGFGDVVAGWGLPSDVRVRAAKGKRYVLAADSKGFLGAVAYPSGRRLWATDTGVLSNPHAVELLPNGNVAAAASTGGWIRVYAASRGPHSHVHAEYRLRGGHGVLWDPRRKVLWALGDGHLVSLKVGGTAGRPTLTEHGRVALPSHGGHDLAPVYGNRDRLWVTTNHGVYHYKKSARSFTTAYRHAGSVDVPIVKAVGDHPRTKQVVLTRPSAGCATTWCTDTAEFFGGGRRAAVRTLKGAQFYKVRWFAPAYQ, from the coding sequence ATGCTGCGCAACGCCTTGACCGTACTCGCCGGTACCTTCCTGGGCACCGCCGTCCTGACGGCCCCGGCCCAGGCCGCGGTCCCGGCGGCCCGTCTGTTCCCGACGCCGACCAGGCCGGGCACTCCGAACAGTCCGAGCGCTCCGAGCACTCCGGGTAATCCGGACTCGCCGGAGGTGCCGCCGGGATTCGTCCCGCGTACCGACCCGCTCCCCGCCGGGCTGCGGGCGTCGCTGGCCACTCCGGCCAGGCCCGGCGGCAAGGCCGCGGGCCTGGTCATCGGCGGCGATCAGGGCAGCCGCCGGGTGGTCGTCATGAACGCGCGCACCCGGGCCTGGACGGCCGAGTCCGCGAAGTGGTCCTGGGCCCCCGGGGTGGCCAACGGCTTCGGCGACGTGGTGGCCGGATGGGGGCTGCCGTCCGACGTGCGGGTCCGTGCCGCCAAGGGGAAGAGGTACGTGCTCGCCGCGGACTCCAAGGGCTTCCTCGGGGCGGTCGCCTACCCCTCGGGGAGGCGGCTGTGGGCCACCGACACCGGTGTCCTGAGCAACCCCCACGCGGTCGAGCTGCTCCCCAACGGCAACGTCGCCGCCGCCGCGAGCACGGGCGGCTGGATCCGCGTGTACGCCGCGTCGCGGGGGCCCCACTCCCACGTCCACGCCGAGTACAGGCTGAGGGGCGGGCACGGCGTCCTGTGGGACCCGCGGCGCAAGGTCCTGTGGGCCCTCGGTGACGGCCATCTCGTCAGCCTCAAGGTGGGCGGGACGGCGGGCCGGCCCACCCTCACCGAGCACGGCAGGGTGGCCCTGCCCAGCCACGGCGGCCACGACCTGGCGCCCGTCTACGGGAACCGGGACCGGCTCTGGGTCACCACCAACCACGGCGTCTACCACTACAAGAAGTCGGCGAGATCCTTCACGACGGCGTACCGGCACGCCGGGAGCGTCGACGTGCCGATCGTCAAGGCGGTGGGCGACCACCCCCGCACCAAGCAGGTCGTGCTGACCAGGCCCAGCGCCGGGTGCGCCACGACGTGGTGCACCGACACCGCCGAGTTCTTCGGCGGGGGCCGCAGGGCCGCCGTCCGTACCCTCAAGGGCGCCCAGTTCTACAAGGTCCGCTGGTTCGCCCCCGCCTACCAGTGA
- a CDS encoding ABC transporter substrate-binding protein yields the protein MPQAPIPPLSTLSRRGLLAAGGAAALGALLGACGEDGGDTAAAEGGAWTFTDDRGERAALKAPPRRVVAYVGSAAALYDFGVTDRIVGVYGPAKRADGSPDPQVGEVPVDRLTIIGNAYGEFNIEKYAGLRPELLVDHVFVGKDLFYVPAESKDKIFALAPSLGISTGAVSLRRPIERYAALAAALGADLNAPKVTQAKARFEKAAEELRAAARARGGLKVLAASGSPDLFYASNPGKNTDLIFFKELGVDLIVPDKVSKEGYFEELSWENAGKYRADVILLDSRTQALQPKDLAAKPAWRDLPAVKAGQVVPWQPEPRFSYAGCAPILEDLAKTVRTAKKAG from the coding sequence ATGCCGCAGGCCCCCATCCCCCCGCTGTCCACCCTCTCCCGGCGCGGCCTGCTGGCCGCGGGCGGCGCCGCCGCTCTCGGCGCCCTGCTCGGAGCCTGCGGCGAAGACGGCGGGGACACCGCCGCGGCGGAGGGCGGCGCCTGGACCTTCACCGACGACCGCGGCGAGCGGGCCGCCCTGAAGGCCCCGCCCCGGCGGGTGGTGGCCTACGTCGGGTCGGCCGCCGCCCTGTACGACTTCGGCGTCACCGACCGCATCGTCGGCGTGTACGGCCCGGCCAAGCGCGCCGACGGCTCGCCGGACCCCCAGGTCGGCGAGGTCCCGGTGGACCGGCTGACGATCATCGGCAACGCCTACGGCGAGTTCAACATCGAGAAGTACGCCGGGCTCCGGCCCGAGCTGCTGGTCGACCACGTGTTCGTGGGCAAGGACCTCTTCTACGTCCCGGCCGAGAGCAAGGACAAGATCTTCGCGCTGGCCCCCTCGCTGGGCATCTCCACCGGGGCGGTGTCGCTGCGCAGGCCGATCGAGCGGTACGCGGCGCTGGCCGCCGCGCTGGGCGCCGACCTGAACGCCCCCAAGGTCACGCAGGCCAAGGCCCGCTTCGAGAAGGCCGCCGAGGAGCTGCGGGCCGCCGCCCGGGCCAGGGGCGGGCTGAAGGTGCTGGCCGCCTCCGGCAGCCCCGACCTCTTCTACGCCTCCAACCCGGGGAAGAACACCGACCTGATCTTCTTCAAGGAGCTGGGCGTCGACCTGATCGTGCCGGACAAGGTGAGCAAGGAAGGCTACTTCGAGGAGCTGAGCTGGGAGAACGCCGGCAAGTACCGGGCCGATGTGATCCTGCTCGACAGCCGCACCCAGGCCCTGCAGCCCAAGGACCTGGCCGCCAAGCCCGCCTGGCGCGACCTGCCCGCGGTCAAGGCCGGGCAGGTCGTGCCCTGGCAGCCCGAGCCGCGCTTCTCCTACGCGGGCTGCGCCCCGATCCTGGAGGATCTGGCGAAGACCGTCCGTACGGCCAAGAAGGCCGGCTGA